The Candidatus Omnitrophota bacterium genome has a window encoding:
- the mnmA gene encoding tRNA 2-thiouridine(34) synthase MnmA has product MNQKKLKKERKRIAVAMSGGVDSSLAAALLKKEGYQVIGITFRMWPKEECGASVGRSCCNLEAVTRARAVAGDLGIPYYVFDFSEEFKKKVIDYFCDQYLKGFTPNPCVVCNEKIKFGLLHEKALALDADLVATGHYARLDYNKKRGRFILKVGKGGERDQTYFLFSLSQNQLKYTIFPLAGYTKEKTRILAKKFKLITFNTASSQDICFIQDQNYAEYIKKKTGVEIKEGSIVDLSGKVLGRHKGIPFYTIGQRRGLGVAYKEPLYVVAIDRLDNKVIVGTKKDVLKKSLVAHSLNWIAIDGIDKPIKVKAKIRYNHKAANALVTPVDTDMVRVDFESPQEAPTPGQAVVFYDKEIVVGGGWIKEVV; this is encoded by the coding sequence GTGAACCAAAAAAAACTCAAAAAAGAAAGAAAGAGAATAGCTGTCGCGATGAGCGGCGGTGTTGACTCATCGCTTGCCGCGGCGCTTTTAAAGAAAGAAGGTTATCAGGTCATAGGCATAACCTTCAGGATGTGGCCAAAGGAAGAATGCGGCGCCAGCGTAGGGCGCTCATGCTGTAATCTCGAAGCTGTTACAAGAGCGCGTGCTGTTGCCGGAGATCTGGGCATACCTTATTATGTATTTGATTTTAGCGAAGAATTCAAGAAGAAGGTGATAGATTATTTCTGTGACCAGTATTTAAAAGGTTTTACTCCCAATCCTTGTGTTGTATGCAATGAAAAGATAAAATTCGGGCTTTTGCATGAAAAGGCGCTTGCGCTGGACGCTGATTTGGTGGCTACGGGACATTACGCCAGGCTGGATTACAATAAAAAGAGAGGTAGATTTATTTTGAAAGTAGGCAAAGGCGGCGAGAGAGACCAGACATATTTTTTGTTCAGCCTGTCACAGAACCAGCTTAAATATACAATATTTCCGCTTGCCGGTTACACGAAAGAGAAGACGAGAATTCTCGCTAAAAAATTTAAATTGATAACTTTTAATACCGCTTCGAGCCAGGATATATGTTTTATCCAGGACCAAAATTACGCGGAGTATATAAAGAAGAAGACCGGCGTTGAGATCAAAGAGGGCAGCATCGTTGATCTGTCCGGTAAAGTGCTTGGCAGGCATAAGGGTATACCATTTTATACGATAGGCCAGCGCCGCGGGCTTGGCGTAGCGTATAAGGAGCCGCTATACGTTGTTGCTATAGACAGGCTCGATAATAAAGTTATCGTGGGAACCAAGAAAGATGTGTTAAAGAAGAGCCTGGTAGCGCATAGCCTTAACTGGATAGCTATAGATGGCATCGATAAACCGATTAAGGTCAAGGCTAAGATAAGGTACAATCATAAGGCCGCAAACGCGCTGGTTACTCCGGTAGATACAGATATGGTTAGAGTCGATTTTGAATCTCCTCAAGAAGCGCCTACCCCCGGACAGGCGGTAGTCTTCTACGACAAGGAGATAGTTGTCGGTGGCGGCTGGATAAAGGAAGTGGTATGA
- a CDS encoding AAA family ATPase — MAKKIFVAATQQNDGKTTVSLGLIAALKKEFPRIGFIKPIGQRYLMEQGYQVDEDSVLIEHIFGIKCSIKDMSPVAIERGFTERYIEKGAAEDYAKLIKESYDRVAKDNDLVIIEGTGHAGVGSVFGLSNATVAHLLNANVIMISSGGVGKPIDEIMLNKALLDKEKVKLAGVIVNKVLMEKYDRISRLVTKGMVQKGLNVCGVLPHHIILDIPTMREIMEELKLKPLYEGHNLDAPAEKILIGAMHVRDALPYIQNNSLMIIPGDRDDMVAATCDVHWGKLKKGCSISGVILSGGLLPKKRALNLLEQALIPTLVTDEETYTIASRVNNMIVKLKPQDSHKIKIIIDMVEKHVDIDNVLEHIK, encoded by the coding sequence ATGGCGAAGAAGATATTTGTAGCGGCGACGCAGCAGAATGACGGCAAGACGACCGTATCCTTGGGCCTCATAGCGGCCCTCAAGAAGGAATTCCCTCGCATAGGTTTTATCAAGCCAATAGGCCAGCGCTACCTTATGGAACAGGGTTATCAGGTAGATGAAGACTCGGTCCTCATAGAGCATATCTTCGGAATAAAATGTAGCATAAAGGACATGTCTCCCGTGGCAATAGAGCGCGGATTTACCGAGCGCTATATAGAGAAAGGCGCGGCCGAGGACTATGCCAAACTCATTAAAGAGTCTTATGACAGGGTAGCGAAAGATAACGACCTTGTGATAATAGAGGGAACGGGCCACGCCGGAGTCGGGTCTGTCTTCGGACTTTCAAACGCTACGGTAGCTCATCTGCTCAACGCTAATGTGATAATGATTTCATCCGGAGGTGTAGGAAAACCGATAGACGAGATAATGCTTAATAAGGCCCTGCTCGACAAGGAAAAAGTTAAACTTGCCGGCGTTATAGTCAATAAGGTCCTGATGGAAAAATATGACAGGATATCGCGCCTTGTTACGAAAGGTATGGTGCAAAAGGGCCTTAATGTGTGCGGTGTATTACCTCATCATATTATATTAGATATACCGACGATGCGGGAGATAATGGAAGAGCTTAAACTTAAGCCTTTGTATGAAGGGCATAATTTAGATGCTCCGGCGGAAAAGATCCTCATCGGCGCCATGCATGTCCGTGACGCCTTGCCGTATATTCAGAATAATTCCCTAATGATAATACCCGGCGACAGGGACGATATGGTCGCGGCCACATGCGATGTGCATTGGGGCAAGCTTAAGAAAGGGTGCTCTATATCGGGCGTTATTTTAAGCGGCGGCCTATTGCCTAAGAAAAGAGCGCTAAATTTACTTGAACAGGCACTCATACCCACACTGGTTACAGACGAGGAGACATACACTATAGCCTCGAGAGTTAATAATATGATAGTTAAATTAAAGCCACAGGATTCTCATAAAATAAAGATAATAATCGACATGGTAGAAAAACATGTTGATATCGATAATGTCCTCGAGCATATAAAGTGA
- a CDS encoding dihydropteroate synthase: protein MLIIGERINSTRAHIQEAMKNKDAAFILKEAKKQIEAGAKFLDINCAMSLGDEIQDIDWMISVIQSEIKDVNICIDSPSHIAIESALKIYKAGGETFINSITGEDSRMEHIVPLAVKYNTKLIALTMGGEGMPHSAEDRFNIAKDMLVKVCAKGFKPENIYFDPLIRPISTEPEQVKEFLRSIPMIKSLGAKTVCGLSNVSFGLPNRKLINSVFLSMAMQAGLDAAILDPTEKYIMSSIVVSKALLCEDEYCAEYIKAFREGRLI, encoded by the coding sequence ATGTTGATAATCGGTGAGCGTATAAATTCTACGAGAGCGCATATTCAGGAAGCGATGAAGAATAAGGATGCAGCTTTCATATTAAAAGAAGCGAAGAAGCAGATCGAAGCAGGCGCAAAATTTTTGGATATCAATTGCGCGATGAGCCTCGGAGACGAGATCCAGGATATCGATTGGATGATAAGCGTAATCCAGAGCGAAATAAAAGATGTCAATATCTGTATCGATAGTCCCAGCCACATCGCCATTGAAAGCGCTCTCAAAATATATAAAGCAGGCGGCGAAACATTTATTAATTCAATTACAGGCGAGGACTCAAGGATGGAGCATATAGTTCCGCTGGCGGTTAAATATAATACGAAGCTCATAGCCCTTACTATGGGCGGAGAGGGTATGCCACATAGCGCAGAGGACAGGTTTAATATTGCCAAAGATATGCTGGTGAAGGTCTGCGCAAAAGGTTTTAAGCCGGAAAATATTTATTTCGATCCGTTGATCCGCCCCATATCGACAGAGCCTGAACAAGTGAAAGAATTCTTGAGGTCGATACCGATGATAAAATCTCTCGGAGCGAAAACCGTATGCGGATTGTCGAACGTATCGTTCGGACTGCCGAACAGAAAATTGATCAATTCAGTATTTTTATCCATGGCTATGCAGGCGGGATTGGACGCGGCCATACTTGACCCTACGGAAAAATATATCATGTCTTCCATAGTTGTTTCAAAGGCATTACTTTGTGAGGATGAATACTGCGCCGAATACATAAAAGCGTTCCGCGAAGGGAGGCTGATATAA
- a CDS encoding 2-dehydropantoate 2-reductase codes for MKVAVVGPGALGCLIAVLLKARTKEEIWLIDRSPERAKRIRADGIKIEGLSGSIQAQVNISADPKEVGPCGLVILCVKSYSTEDACKDIKDLVSKETFVLTLQNGIGNVQVLNDYFGSDRVIAGITNHGVTLLGTGHVRHAGKGDTIIGISNGKVLGPIKEIAGILSKAGLETKVSKDIDSVVWSKLVINVGINALTGITRLKNGMLTEHSGTREILRSAVQEAVKIVKRKRIKLAYDDPIQKVESVCKATAANVSSMLQDVLNNKRTEIDFINGAIMRQGKALGIPTPVNEVLTALIKTIEAAYGIV; via the coding sequence ATGAAGGTAGCGGTCGTAGGCCCCGGAGCCCTCGGCTGTCTTATAGCCGTATTATTGAAGGCAAGGACCAAGGAGGAGATATGGCTTATTGACAGATCTCCCGAGCGCGCCAAGCGCATAAGAGCCGATGGGATAAAGATAGAAGGCTTGAGCGGTTCCATTCAGGCGCAGGTAAATATTTCGGCGGATCCTAAAGAGGTCGGACCGTGCGGCCTCGTTATACTCTGCGTTAAGAGTTATTCTACCGAGGACGCGTGCAAAGACATTAAGGATCTTGTCTCGAAAGAAACATTTGTCCTGACTTTACAAAACGGCATTGGTAATGTCCAGGTGTTAAACGATTATTTTGGTTCGGATAGAGTTATTGCCGGTATTACAAATCACGGTGTGACTTTACTTGGCACCGGCCATGTCCGGCATGCGGGTAAGGGCGATACCATTATAGGGATTTCTAACGGTAAGGTATTGGGGCCGATTAAAGAGATCGCGGGTATCTTGTCAAAAGCCGGCCTGGAGACAAAAGTATCTAAGGACATAGATTCTGTGGTGTGGAGTAAGCTCGTTATAAATGTGGGAATAAATGCCCTGACAGGCATAACACGTCTAAAAAATGGGATGCTTACAGAGCACAGCGGTACAAGGGAAATTCTAAGAAGCGCCGTGCAGGAAGCCGTGAAGATAGTAAAAAGAAAAAGGATAAAGCTGGCCTACGACGATCCTATCCAGAAGGTCGAATCGGTATGCAAGGCGACGGCCGCTAATGTCTCAAGCATGCTGCAGGATGTCCTTAATAATAAACGCACCGAAATAGATTTTATAAATGGCGCGATCATGCGGCAGGGGAAGGCATTAGGCATACCGACGCCTGTTAATGAAGTGTTGACCGCGCTTATTAAAACGATAGAAGCGGCTTACGGTATAGTTTAG
- the panB gene encoding 3-methyl-2-oxobutanoate hydroxymethyltransferase, producing MDRKKVTIIDLQNKKHEGKKITMLTAYDYPMARIIDDAGIDSILVGDSLGMVVLGYESTVPVTMDEMIHHAKAVRRGTKYAFLIGDMPFMSYQISNEEAVRNAGRFMKEAGCDAVKLEGGNDALDVTMAIVSAGIPVLGHLGLTPQTASKLGGFKVQGKDADGAYKILEQAIKLERAGCFGVVLECIPDKVAKLITSKVSIPTISCGAGPHCDGQVLVTYDMVGLFDRFVPKFVKQYVKLSSLITDGVKKYKDEVEKGLFPDAAHCFTIKDEEIRKMRKK from the coding sequence ATGGATAGGAAAAAGGTAACGATAATAGATCTGCAGAATAAGAAGCACGAAGGGAAAAAGATTACTATGCTTACGGCATATGACTATCCTATGGCGAGGATAATTGATGACGCGGGCATAGATTCAATACTGGTCGGCGATTCGTTGGGCATGGTGGTGCTCGGATACGAATCAACTGTGCCTGTAACCATGGATGAGATGATACATCACGCGAAAGCGGTGAGGCGCGGCACGAAATACGCGTTTTTAATAGGCGATATGCCGTTTATGTCGTACCAGATCTCGAATGAAGAAGCGGTGCGCAACGCGGGCCGTTTCATGAAGGAGGCCGGTTGCGACGCCGTGAAGCTCGAAGGCGGAAATGACGCGCTGGATGTAACGATGGCGATAGTCAGCGCTGGCATTCCCGTATTGGGCCATCTTGGGCTTACCCCTCAGACCGCGTCGAAGTTGGGCGGTTTTAAAGTTCAGGGTAAAGACGCTGACGGCGCGTATAAAATATTGGAGCAGGCGATAAAATTGGAACGTGCCGGATGCTTCGGCGTAGTACTCGAATGCATCCCCGATAAAGTAGCTAAATTGATTACAAGCAAAGTGTCGATACCGACGATAAGTTGCGGTGCCGGCCCGCATTGTGACGGCCAGGTGCTTGTAACTTATGATATGGTCGGGCTATTCGACAGATTTGTCCCAAAATTTGTAAAGCAATATGTGAAGCTCTCCTCGCTTATAACGGACGGCGTAAAGAAATATAAAGACGAGGTCGAGAAAGGGCTGTTTCCGGATGCCGCGCACTGTTTTACGATAAAAGACGAAGAGATAAGAAAGATGAGGAAGAAATAA
- a CDS encoding dihydropteroate synthase, which yields MIIIGELINGMYKDVGKAIVNKEADIIQHLAVDQVNSGASVLDVNAGPYSKNPKDDMKWLVESIQAVTDVSLALDSTKADVIEEGLKLVKKRAIINSTSADEDKMAKIFDLAKRYNAQVIGLAMDKSGVPNSKDKRLELAATIVAKAIEYGINTEDLYIDPIVLPVNVAQTQGREVLESLREFRMLCDPAPQTTVGLSNVSQGTKFRPLINRTFVTMAIANGLTSAILDPLDKDLMDAVITAELVLNKNIYCDSFLDAYRKK from the coding sequence GTGATAATAATAGGCGAGTTGATAAATGGAATGTATAAGGATGTCGGCAAGGCTATCGTAAATAAGGAGGCGGATATAATACAGCATCTGGCTGTCGACCAGGTCAATTCGGGCGCGTCCGTTTTAGATGTCAATGCAGGGCCTTATTCAAAAAATCCTAAAGATGATATGAAGTGGCTGGTCGAATCCATCCAGGCTGTTACCGATGTGTCGCTCGCGCTTGACTCGACGAAAGCGGATGTTATAGAAGAGGGCTTGAAGCTGGTAAAGAAGAGAGCCATTATAAATTCTACAAGCGCGGATGAAGATAAGATGGCGAAGATCTTTGACCTTGCAAAGAGGTATAATGCGCAGGTGATAGGGCTTGCCATGGATAAGTCCGGAGTGCCGAATTCAAAGGACAAGAGGCTGGAGTTAGCTGCGACGATAGTGGCGAAGGCCATAGAATATGGCATCAATACCGAGGATCTATATATCGACCCCATAGTACTGCCGGTAAATGTCGCGCAGACTCAAGGCAGGGAGGTTCTCGAGTCGCTTCGTGAATTCAGGATGCTATGCGATCCCGCGCCGCAGACGACAGTGGGCTTATCTAACGTGTCACAAGGCACAAAATTCAGGCCCCTGATAAACCGGACATTTGTCACGATGGCTATAGCGAATGGCCTGACTTCGGCGATATTGGATCCGCTCGACAAGGATCTTATGGACGCCGTGATCACAGCGGAACTTGTATTGAATAAAAATATTTACTGCGACTCGTTCTTGGATGCGTATAGGAAGAAATAA
- a CDS encoding acetyl-CoA decarbonylase/synthase complex subunit delta: MAVELVKEKYNNAINIVEIGGPQSGSTVKIGGETMLPFLFEEGQMPNAPITAIEVMDCEPVEWPQPLKDAFGADIKDPVRWAKTAVEKFGAKLLCVRLQSVHPDWGNKSSDHSVSILKQIAKEVKVPLIVVGSGDDDKDNDLLPKASNALKGTNSLFGVASQENYKTLTATCLADGHSLIAESPIDINIAKQVNILVSDMGFDPKKIVMHPTTTSLGYGMEYVYSIMERARLAAFIGDKMLSMPFILFAGQEVWKVKEAKDSMVQGVNWEIATSISMLQAGADILVVRHPDSSREITGYVETMMKR; encoded by the coding sequence ATGGCCGTGGAATTAGTAAAAGAAAAGTATAATAACGCGATAAATATTGTTGAGATAGGTGGCCCGCAATCCGGTTCGACGGTAAAAATCGGCGGTGAGACGATGCTTCCTTTCTTATTTGAAGAAGGCCAGATGCCCAACGCGCCCATAACGGCTATCGAAGTGATGGATTGCGAACCGGTGGAATGGCCGCAGCCTCTTAAAGACGCTTTCGGCGCGGATATAAAAGACCCTGTAAGATGGGCGAAGACCGCGGTGGAAAAGTTCGGTGCGAAGTTATTGTGTGTGAGGCTGCAGAGTGTTCACCCTGATTGGGGCAATAAAAGCTCGGATCATTCGGTCTCTATTTTAAAACAGATCGCCAAAGAGGTAAAAGTGCCGTTAATAGTAGTGGGGTCTGGGGACGATGATAAAGATAATGACCTTCTGCCTAAAGCGAGTAATGCGCTTAAAGGGACGAACAGCCTTTTCGGAGTCGCCAGCCAGGAAAATTACAAGACGCTTACCGCGACCTGTCTTGCCGACGGACACTCTCTTATAGCGGAATCGCCAATAGATATTAATATCGCGAAGCAGGTAAATATACTGGTAAGCGATATGGGCTTCGACCCTAAAAAGATAGTGATGCATCCAACTACTACATCTTTAGGTTATGGCATGGAATACGTTTATTCGATAATGGAGCGGGCCCGGCTCGCCGCGTTTATAGGCGACAAGATGCTCTCGATGCCGTTTATCTTATTTGCGGGTCAGGAGGTTTGGAAGGTCAAGGAAGCGAAGGATTCGATGGTGCAGGGCGTAAATTGGGAGATAGCAACGTCGATATCGATGCTGCAGGCAGGAGCCGACATTTTAGTAGTCAGGCATCCCGATAGCTCCAGAGAAATTACCGGATATGTTGAAACCATGATGAAGAGATAA
- a CDS encoding carbon monoxide dehydrogenase, which produces MDFLVSNKKGLILAIDADPNSTLPEALGIAGHQTIAGICDEVSKQMGNIPGGMTKERFIEMRVQEALVEEEGFDLLVMGRPEGPGCYCYVNNLLRDMMARVIKNYDFVVIDNAAGMEHISRRTMRVIDRLLLVSDYSIVGIRSAKRIFELAKDLGIRMGSSAFIINKVTGFLEPLQAEIRAVGANFIGTIPFDENVDKWSISNKPIFEFEDADIKDRIKEIFTKLMEK; this is translated from the coding sequence GTGGATTTTCTCGTATCCAATAAAAAAGGCTTGATACTGGCTATCGACGCCGATCCTAATTCAACTTTACCGGAAGCTTTAGGTATCGCGGGCCACCAGACTATAGCCGGAATTTGTGATGAAGTTTCTAAGCAGATGGGCAACATTCCCGGCGGTATGACGAAAGAGCGTTTTATAGAAATGAGAGTGCAGGAAGCTTTAGTCGAAGAAGAGGGGTTTGACCTATTGGTCATGGGTAGGCCTGAAGGCCCGGGATGTTACTGCTATGTTAATAACCTTTTGCGCGACATGATGGCGCGTGTGATAAAAAATTATGATTTTGTAGTTATCGATAATGCGGCCGGCATGGAGCATATATCGCGCCGCACCATGCGAGTTATCGACAGGCTTTTGCTCGTCAGCGACTATTCCATAGTAGGGATACGCTCGGCAAAAAGGATATTCGAACTTGCAAAAGACCTTGGCATAAGGATGGGGTCGAGCGCGTTTATAATAAATAAGGTAACCGGATTTTTGGAGCCGCTTCAGGCCGAAATACGCGCTGTCGGCGCGAATTTTATCGGAACGATACCTTTTGACGAGAATGTCGACAAGTGGAGCATATCGAATAAGCCGATATTTGAATTTGAAGATGCCGATATTAAGGACAGGATAAAAGAGATATTCACAAAATTAATGGAGAAATAA
- a CDS encoding ASKHA domain-containing protein — protein MKEFTVNFTSLKKTIKVPQGTDLLTAAIKAGIAMHASCGGEGLCGKCKVVTGKKEVLACQTIVESDLEVKIPKESLEVHAKFKHESEEFTKGVVLEREKAFAFSPLVKKEYLELSAPTQDDNLSDLDRVCRDIEHKFHNVHISTNLANLKHLSEVLRDSDFKVTACIGHKDDAIDIISIEPGDTKKVNFGFAFDIGTTTVVGQLIDLNTGNILGTRIAFNKQASYGADIITRIIYASNPEGLKVLNEAVLDNVNEIIEDLTKAHNVNMADIYAIVCAGNMTMMHLLLKVDPTNIRKAPYIPTTTVFETVHSPEVGIDANPKGIVSFIPGVTTYVGGDIVSGVLACGLSESGEISLLVDIGTNGEIVLGNSEWMISAAASAGPAFEGSGLTSGMKAVKGAIQKVEIDKDLNVKVLTIADEKPKGICGSGYIDLLCQMLKRGVIGKNGKINRELKSKRIRKTDTGYEFIVADKVIISDDDIENLKRSKGAIYSAIISLLNKVDKKLEDIKKIYIAGGFGNYLNIENSIFIGLLPDAQRSRYEFIGNSSLAGARMSLLSADAFKKTDDIYKNITYIDLSAENNYMDEYVASLFFPHTDLGRFPSVQL, from the coding sequence ATGAAAGAGTTCACAGTAAATTTTACATCGCTGAAGAAAACGATAAAAGTTCCGCAAGGTACGGATCTGCTTACCGCCGCCATAAAAGCCGGCATAGCGATGCATGCATCCTGCGGCGGAGAAGGCCTCTGCGGCAAGTGTAAGGTTGTAACAGGCAAAAAAGAGGTCCTTGCCTGCCAGACTATAGTGGAAAGCGACCTCGAAGTAAAGATACCTAAAGAGTCGCTCGAAGTCCACGCTAAGTTCAAGCACGAATCGGAAGAATTCACGAAAGGCGTAGTGCTTGAAAGAGAAAAGGCGTTTGCCTTTTCACCGCTTGTCAAAAAAGAGTATCTGGAACTTTCCGCGCCTACACAGGACGACAATTTAAGCGATCTTGACAGAGTATGTAGGGACATAGAGCACAAGTTTCACAATGTCCACATATCGACGAACCTCGCAAATCTAAAACATTTGAGCGAAGTCCTGCGGGACAGCGATTTTAAGGTTACCGCCTGTATCGGACATAAAGACGATGCTATAGACATAATCTCGATAGAGCCCGGCGATACGAAGAAGGTAAATTTCGGGTTTGCGTTTGACATAGGAACGACTACCGTTGTCGGCCAGCTGATAGACCTTAATACAGGAAATATTTTAGGCACAAGAATAGCGTTTAATAAGCAAGCGAGCTACGGAGCCGATATTATTACGAGGATAATTTACGCCTCAAATCCGGAAGGCCTAAAGGTGCTTAATGAGGCGGTGCTTGATAATGTCAATGAAATAATAGAAGACCTTACGAAGGCGCACAATGTCAACATGGCTGATATATACGCTATAGTATGCGCGGGCAACATGACGATGATGCATCTTTTGCTAAAAGTTGACCCGACAAATATAAGGAAGGCGCCTTATATACCTACGACAACTGTGTTTGAGACGGTACACTCTCCCGAAGTGGGGATAGATGCAAATCCTAAAGGCATAGTATCTTTTATACCAGGCGTAACCACATATGTGGGAGGCGATATCGTCTCGGGTGTGCTGGCATGCGGGCTGTCGGAAAGCGGCGAGATATCATTGCTCGTAGATATAGGCACTAACGGCGAAATTGTACTTGGTAATTCCGAATGGATGATAAGTGCCGCGGCGAGCGCTGGTCCTGCTTTTGAAGGAAGCGGGCTGACGAGCGGCATGAAGGCGGTAAAAGGCGCGATTCAGAAAGTAGAGATAGATAAAGACCTTAATGTAAAAGTTTTAACAATAGCGGATGAAAAGCCGAAGGGGATATGCGGCTCCGGCTATATAGACCTATTGTGCCAGATGTTAAAAAGAGGTGTTATTGGAAAAAATGGAAAAATAAACCGTGAGTTGAAATCCAAAAGGATCAGGAAGACAGATACAGGTTATGAATTTATCGTCGCGGATAAAGTTATCATTAGCGACGATGACATAGAAAATCTTAAGCGCTCGAAAGGCGCGATATACAGCGCTATAATATCGCTGCTTAATAAGGTCGATAAAAAATTAGAGGACATAAAAAAGATATATATTGCCGGCGGCTTCGGTAATTATCTGAATATAGAAAACTCTATCTTTATAGGTCTTCTGCCCGACGCCCAGAGGTCGAGGTATGAATTTATAGGGAATTCATCGCTTGCCGGCGCGAGAATGTCGCTATTGTCTGCGGACGCTTTTAAGAAGACGGACGATATATATAAGAACATCACATATATAGATTTGAGCGCGGAGAATAACTATATGGATGAATATGTGGCGTCATTATTTTTTCCGCACACTGATTTAGGGAGGTTCCCATCGGTACAGTTATAG
- the acsC gene encoding acetyl-CoA decarbonylase/synthase complex subunit gamma, whose protein sequence is MALTGLDIYKLLPKTNCKECGFATCLAFAMALAQKKVSLDKCPHVTAQAKSALESASQPPIKLVTVGTGDKKLEMGNETVMYRHEQKFFHPTGIGILIEDSLNDEEISKKVSAINALSFERAGQNISVSLVCLKNTSGSKDAFIGLVSKVAGSTGLNIALYSGSADAMAEALKICKDRRPLIIWDGSGNIDAFIALAKEYKTPLAITCKDIDEAASIADKVKQGGVEEIVISLKGKAQGGLIQNFTFIRRAALKKNFRPLGYPLMALTSEAKPHAELAEAISYVAKYAGLVIIKNTDKEFVLPLLVARQDIYSDPQKPVQVEPKIYEIGKVSPSSPVLITTNFSITYFTVAGEVESSKVPSYILCCDSEGMSVLTAWAAEKFTPEKIDETMKKAGVEKIVSHKRLIIPGYVSVMSGKLEEVTGWKISVGPREASGLPNYLRNLK, encoded by the coding sequence ATGGCGTTAACAGGATTAGATATTTATAAGTTACTCCCGAAGACAAACTGCAAGGAATGCGGTTTCGCTACGTGTCTTGCCTTTGCGATGGCGCTTGCCCAGAAGAAGGTGTCGCTCGATAAGTGCCCCCATGTTACCGCGCAGGCGAAGTCAGCGTTAGAGAGCGCCAGCCAGCCGCCTATAAAGCTCGTCACGGTAGGCACCGGCGATAAGAAGCTGGAGATGGGCAATGAGACCGTTATGTATAGGCATGAGCAGAAATTTTTCCATCCCACAGGCATCGGTATACTCATAGAAGATTCGTTAAATGACGAAGAGATTTCTAAGAAAGTTTCTGCTATAAACGCTTTGTCATTTGAGCGTGCCGGACAGAATATATCCGTAAGTCTTGTTTGCCTGAAGAATACATCCGGCAGTAAAGACGCGTTTATTGGACTTGTCAGTAAAGTAGCGGGTTCGACAGGATTAAATATAGCGCTTTATAGCGGCAGCGCCGATGCCATGGCGGAAGCGTTGAAGATATGTAAGGATAGGAGGCCTCTTATAATCTGGGACGGCTCCGGCAATATAGATGCCTTCATAGCTTTAGCTAAAGAATACAAGACGCCGCTTGCCATTACATGCAAAGATATTGATGAAGCGGCGAGCATCGCGGATAAGGTAAAGCAGGGCGGAGTCGAAGAGATTGTGATAAGCCTAAAGGGCAAAGCTCAAGGCGGCCTGATACAGAACTTTACATTTATAAGAAGAGCGGCATTAAAGAAAAATTTCAGGCCGCTTGGGTATCCTTTGATGGCACTTACCTCTGAAGCCAAGCCCCATGCGGAATTGGCCGAGGCGATTTCATATGTAGCTAAATACGCCGGACTTGTGATAATAAAAAATACGGATAAAGAGTTTGTTCTGCCGCTTTTGGTCGCGCGCCAGGATATTTACTCTGATCCGCAGAAACCGGTGCAGGTAGAGCCCAAAATTTACGAGATAGGTAAAGTCAGCCCTTCTTCACCTGTCCTTATAACCACCAATTTCTCCATAACGTACTTTACTGTCGCGGGCGAAGTTGAGTCGAGCAAGGTCCCTTCATATATACTTTGCTGCGATTCGGAGGGTATGTCTGTACTTACCGCGTGGGCCGCCGAAAAATTTACTCCGGAAAAAATAGATGAAACGATGAAGAAGGCCGGAGTTGAAAAGATAGTCTCTCATAAGCGCCTTATCATTCCGGGGTATGTTTCGGTTATGAGCGGAAAATTAGAAGAGGTAACCGGCTGGAAGATATCGGTGGGGCCGCGTGAGGCATCCGGGTTACCGAATTATTTGAGAAACCTAAAATAG